In the bacterium genome, GCGGCGACATCAAGAAGATCAGCTTCGACAACAATCCGCCGGTGAGCGACCGTTATCTGGGAACTTCGGGCGTCGCCAATTCCCACTGGAAGATCGTGCAGTGGGACGACGGGACAACGGAGGGTGGATCATCGGGTTCGCCGCTGTTCGATCAGAATCACCGCGTCACCGGTCAGCTTCATGGAGGCTATGCATCATGCACGAGCCTCACCGCCGATTGGTACGGCAAGTTTTCGATGTCATGGAACTACGGCACCACCTCTGCGACGCGGTTGCGCGACTGGCTCGATCCCGACAATACGGGTGCGACGACTCTCGACGGGCTGGACGGCGGTCTGGCTTCGATCACCGTCACGGCACCCAACGGCGGTGAAACATTGATTGTCGGAGATTCCTACACCATCACCTGGACTTCGCAGGGTTTGAGTGAAAACGTGAAGATCGAGATCAACCGCAGCTACTCGGGCGGAGCCTGGGAGACGATTATCGCCAGCACGCCCAACGACGGCAACCATCCGTGGACGGTCACGTCGCCCACCACCAGTGCGGCTCGCGTTCGCATCAGCGGAGTGACTCAAACGACCGTGACCGACGTTTCCAACGCCAACTTCTCAATTGGTGTGCGTTCGATAACGGTAACCTATCCCAACGGCGGAGAAACGCTGTTCGTCGGTGACTCGCCAACCGTCACGTGGACTTCGCAGAATCTTTCCGAAAACGTGAAGATCGAGATCAACCGCAGCTACTCGGGCGGCGCTTGGGAAACGATTATCGCCAGCACGCCCAACGACGGCAGCCACCCGTGGACGGTGACGTCCCCCGTGACGTCGGCGGCTCGCATCCGCATCTCCGGAACCGTGCAAACCGGCGTGACCGATGTTTCCGACGCCAACTTCACCATTGGGCAGCGCACCATCACGGTGACGTCGCCCAACGGCGGCGAAAACTGGCGGGAGGGAACGGCATATAATATCACTTGGACTTCGCAGAACGTAACCGGTGAAGTCGCGATTGACGTCAACCGGGGCTATCCGGGCGGCGCATGGGAACCCGTCACCGCAGGCACGGCCAATGACGGAATCTACGAGTGGACGGTTTCCTCGCCTTCGACGGCTGCGGCCCGAATCCGGATCACGAGTCTCACCTTTTTATCGGTGTGGGATGAATCGAATGCCAATTTCGCGATTGTTCCCGCCAACCTGCCGCCCGTTGTCGTTCATGATCCGCTCGACGATCAGGCCCCGGCGGAGTTCACGGTTACGGCCATCGTTACCGATGATGCGGGTGGTTTCGTAACGCGCTTTTTCTACAAGCTCGCGACCGCCGGCAGCTTCGATTCGCTTCTTATGAGCGCCAGCGGATACGCGAATGAGTATGCCGTTTCGGTCGGCCCGCTCACCACGGGAATCTACGACTACTATGTGAAGTCAACGGACGTCGAAGGATTACCGACCGTCACCGATGTTCTTGGCTTCGAGGTCGGTGCGGGCTGCGGAGTGCAACAGGCTTTCGATGACGGAGTGGCTGAGATCAGCAATTGGTCGGAGAACATAGCCTACCTCTGGGCGGTGCGCTTTGACGCCGGCCCCGAGCCGTATGTTCTGTGTGAGGGCTTGATCGGCGTTTCGGCGCTGGAACCGGACAACACTCATTCGCTTCTGGAGGTGATCGTATTTCTGGCCAACGGTGTGGGCGGAATGCCCGGCACACCGGTCTTTACCAAGACGGTGGGCAGCATCGGCAACGTGATCGGCGGACTTCCGGCTGATCCGGCCAGTTGGGCGCGGGTGGTGTTCCGCGACGATTTGGGTGATCCGCTGGTCATGACCTCGGACTTCTATGTGTCGGTGGCTTCCGCCGAGCCGGGCAAGTTCGAGGCCTTTCTGCACGATACGTCAAGCGCACGGGCCGGACGCTCCGTTGTCTATGATCCCTGCGATGAGACGTGGATGGACGAACTTGCCGTTCACGCGTCCGCGCGGCCCGGAAATCGCATGATCCGCGTGAGCGGTTTCCCGCTGGCGGCGACGACGGTGGTGGCATATCGCGACGGCAACAACGTTCGTCTCCTCTGGAACGACGTGGGCGCACCTTACTACCGCGTGTACAGCGCAACAACGGCGGAAGGACCATTCACCTACCTCGAAGGATCTACCCCAGATTCGTTTTTCGTGGATACCGACGCCATGAACAATCTGCAGAAGTTCTACGTCGTTCTGTCGTCCACGACGCCGTAGAATCGAAGGTTTCGTTTAACGCAGAAGCCTCGGCGATTCGCCGAGGCTTCCTCATTTTTCGAGATGTTGGAATTCTCTACTTGAGCAGCATCATCTTCTGCACGAAGCGATGTCCGGCGGTTTCCATGACCGCGAGGTAGACGCCGGTCGGCAGACCGTCCGCCTTCCACGTAACCGAATGGAATCCGGCGGATATTTCGCGGCTTGCCAGAACCGTCACCTCGCGCCCCATGATGTCGAAAACGCGCAGCGTAATGTGCGTCGCGCGCGGCACATCGAAGGCAACGACCGTGGAGGGATTGAACGGATTCGGATAGTTGGGGCGCAGGGCAAACTGCGTCGGAAGAGCCGGCAGGTTTTCCTCCGCCGCGAGGTCAATCAGCACGTCCAATTCTTCGGAAAGTTCGGAATCACCGAAGCGGTAGTGTGCCGTAACGGTGTAGATAACCGTTTCATTGTGCTGCTGAGGCTCGTCCGTGAACGTCGTATCGGAGAGCCGCTCGCTCACCGGCTCACCGTCGCGATAGACCGTGTAGCGGACGTCGGGATTGGACTCAGACTCCACCGATCCGGGTACCCGCCAATGCAGCGTTACCATTCCATTGGATTGGGAGGCCGACAGATCACGCGGAGGATCGAGCCGCCAAGCTTCGATCTCGATTTCCGTCGTTGAATTGGCGAGCACTCGAATGTGCGAAACTCGGGTGTGTTCATAGCCTGCGAGGAACAGCAGCGCGCTGGCCCGGCAGGCGGGAACATTACTCGACTGGAAGTCTCCGTTCTGCTCCGTGACGATGTTCACTCCCGCGATTTTCACCGTTCCGGCCGCGTTTTCCGCGGGGGGATGCAGCGTGAGCGATCCCTGAACGGTTCCGGTCGAGGTGGGATGTCCGGTCGTAAAGCGAATGGCCGAACCGTACTCAATCGGCCACGACGTAGGATTGAGCGTGCCGTTGTAAAGCACCTGAATCCCCATCTGCTCGGTCGGGTCTTCGATCCCGACGGTAGTGCTGAGGAGATATCCGACTTGCCCATACATGAAGATGAACTCGCAGTCTCCGCTTAGCGTCGGATGATATGCGGGATCCAGCAGATGGACTTCCCAATTCAGGAAATGGCTGCTGGGCGAAACGCGCCGCTGATTGATGAACTCGAAGATCCATCGTCCGCCTGCCGAGTCAAACCACATGAACTGTTGTTCGCCGAGGCCCAGTCTCAGATCGGCCCAGTAGGGAGCGATAATCCCCGGCGGATCCATCCCGTTGTAGGGAATCGGACGATTGATGCTGCCGGCATCGCGGTGGTGACCCGGCAACATCCAGCCGTTGGCGTTGACCGTCAGCGAGTCATAGTCCTGTCCGTAGAATGTG is a window encoding:
- a CDS encoding serine protease, with product MKQVLRLLTVAMLLSVAASTLLAQISVGGTPRSFDLSAASAVPTVPLQSVDVAAYLAEDAVAGKDEPLRFGAPIEVAYNLVNSGLWTPLPDGGRLWRVRIESPGAFSIGLLYNKWFIPDGADLFIYNADRSHIIGAFTSFNNWVDGTNITQPVAGDAVTIEYYEPAAVVGQGVISISRVVHDYRNIFGLARSLDGYGDSGSCNNNVNCPEGATWQTQKRGVAMIVTSGGSRLCTGSLVNNVRQNQTPYFLTAKHCTDVGGYTSWVFMFNYESPTCTNANGPTTQTVANATLRASNSASDFSLLQLSASVPAGYNPYFNGWNNVNTAATNSVCIHHPSGDIKKISFDNNPPVSDRYLGTSGVANSHWKIVQWDDGTTEGGSSGSPLFDQNHRVTGQLHGGYASCTSLTADWYGKFSMSWNYGTTSATRLRDWLDPDNTGATTLDGLDGGLASITVTAPNGGETLIVGDSYTITWTSQGLSENVKIEINRSYSGGAWETIIASTPNDGNHPWTVTSPTTSAARVRISGVTQTTVTDVSNANFSIGVRSITVTYPNGGETLFVGDSPTVTWTSQNLSENVKIEINRSYSGGAWETIIASTPNDGSHPWTVTSPVTSAARIRISGTVQTGVTDVSDANFTIGQRTITVTSPNGGENWREGTAYNITWTSQNVTGEVAIDVNRGYPGGAWEPVTAGTANDGIYEWTVSSPSTAAARIRITSLTFLSVWDESNANFAIVPANLPPVVVHDPLDDQAPAEFTVTAIVTDDAGGFVTRFFYKLATAGSFDSLLMSASGYANEYAVSVGPLTTGIYDYYVKSTDVEGLPTVTDVLGFEVGAGCGVQQAFDDGVAEISNWSENIAYLWAVRFDAGPEPYVLCEGLIGVSALEPDNTHSLLEVIVFLANGVGGMPGTPVFTKTVGSIGNVIGGLPADPASWARVVFRDDLGDPLVMTSDFYVSVASAEPGKFEAFLHDTSSARAGRSVVYDPCDETWMDELAVHASARPGNRMIRVSGFPLAATTVVAYRDGNNVRLLWNDVGAPYYRVYSATTAEGPFTYLEGSTPDSFFVDTDAMNNLQKFYVVLSSTTP